In Bacteroidota bacterium, one DNA window encodes the following:
- the rsfS gene encoding ribosome silencing factor → MIKKTKSPTRKVVKKPIRKINEAENLRDLIIDGMQEKKAKEIVSLDLRNLKNSVADFFIVCHADSKTHTDAIARSVEDFVNKKIGEDPFHKEGMSTSEWILLDYLSVVVHIFQKEKRDYYGIERLWADAEIQQIASNN, encoded by the coding sequence ATGATTAAAAAGACGAAGTCTCCTACCCGAAAAGTAGTAAAAAAACCAATCCGAAAGATCAATGAAGCCGAAAATCTGCGAGACCTCATTATCGATGGGATGCAAGAAAAGAAAGCAAAGGAGATTGTATCACTAGATTTAAGAAACCTGAAAAATTCTGTAGCCGATTTCTTTATCGTCTGCCATGCAGATTCTAAAACCCACACCGATGCCATTGCAAGATCTGTTGAAGATTTCGTAAATAAAAAAATTGGTGAAGATCCTTTTCACAAAGAAGGAATGTCGACTTCCGAATGGATCCTTCTCGATTACCTGAGCGTAGTTGTACATATTTTCCAAAAAGAAAAACGCGACTATTATGGCATCGAACGACTTTGGGCTGATGCAGAAATTCAACAAATCGCAAGCAACAATTAA
- a CDS encoding biotin--[acetyl-CoA-carboxylase] ligase, whose protein sequence is MNKELTTLFTGRNIIEIETVESTNSYLSELLKSQLVPEGSVVRAFSQFSGRGQMGARWSSEDGKNLLISFAFYPTFVVPRNLFLLNKTYALGVYDFIKAFLGSDIKIKWPNDIYWKSKKLGGILVENTITTSVVTNSIFGLGLNVNQLEFPANLPNPVSMGQIVPGNHNLQHILNGLSNSIENRYLQLRRGEKQTLDEDYKKALFRCEEWAFYEDKKGKFPGCIKGVDNQGLLKVEDEEGEIRLFDLKELKYLGLS, encoded by the coding sequence ATGAATAAAGAGTTAACAACCTTATTCACAGGTCGGAATATTATTGAGATCGAAACTGTGGAATCGACTAATTCTTACCTTTCAGAACTATTGAAAAGCCAATTGGTTCCTGAAGGTAGTGTTGTGCGTGCATTTTCTCAGTTTTCGGGCCGGGGGCAAATGGGAGCACGCTGGAGTAGCGAAGACGGTAAAAATCTGCTGATTAGCTTTGCTTTTTACCCCACTTTTGTTGTTCCAAGAAATCTGTTTTTACTTAATAAAACCTATGCTTTAGGAGTTTACGACTTTATTAAGGCGTTTTTAGGAAGCGATATTAAGATCAAATGGCCGAATGACATTTATTGGAAATCCAAAAAACTTGGCGGCATTCTGGTCGAGAATACCATCACAACCTCTGTAGTGACCAACAGTATCTTCGGTTTGGGTCTCAATGTAAATCAGCTGGAATTTCCGGCGAATTTGCCAAATCCGGTTTCTATGGGACAAATCGTTCCCGGAAATCATAATTTACAGCATATCCTCAATGGTTTGTCCAACAGTATAGAAAATCGGTATCTCCAGTTACGAAGAGGTGAGAAGCAGACTTTGGATGAAGATTATAAAAAAGCGTTATTCCGTTGCGAAGAGTGGGCCTTTTATGAAGACAAAAAAGGAAAATTTCCAGGATGCATTAAAGGAGTCGACAACCAGGGATTATTAAAAGTTGAAGATGAGGAGGGGGAAATTCGGTTGTTTGATTTGAAGGAATTGAAGTATTTGGGGCTTTCTTAG
- a CDS encoding SRPBCC family protein, with amino-acid sequence MTRIESDITPVTKSPEEIYNFLSNFNNFEKLMPEQVTNWQSTEEECSFTIAGMASLGMKITDKTPYSLIKVARNGKAPFDFGLDCIIKESTPGQSTVQLAFDADLNPMMKMMAVKPLTNFLNLLVGKLAVL; translated from the coding sequence ATGACTAGAATTGAAAGCGATATAACCCCGGTAACAAAATCACCGGAAGAGATCTATAATTTCCTGAGCAACTTCAATAATTTTGAAAAGCTAATGCCGGAACAAGTTACCAATTGGCAATCAACTGAAGAAGAATGCAGTTTTACAATCGCAGGAATGGCAAGTTTAGGAATGAAGATCACCGATAAAACTCCTTACTCATTGATTAAGGTTGCACGCAATGGAAAAGCACCTTTTGATTTCGGACTGGATTGTATCATCAAAGAATCTACACCCGGACAAAGCACTGTTCAACTTGCTTTCGATGCAGACTTGAATCCAATGATGAAAATGATGGCCGTAAAACCTTTGACTAACTTTTTGAATTTGTTAGTTGGGAAGTTGGCTGTACTTTAG